In a genomic window of Halodesulfovibrio aestuarii DSM 17919 = ATCC 29578:
- a CDS encoding response regulator: MMANTILLVEDDEDIRQLLTFTFEAAGFDVITRADGQEGLDAAIAEIPDVVILDIMLPSISGLDICKMLKRKAETESIPVIMLTARGEEVDRVVGLELGADDYVVKPFSPRELVLRVRAVLKRNAPVEPAAKATSLKMDGLVVDMDAYKVLIDGEEVLLTATEFKLLAELLKNKGRVRTRDQLLNTVWGYEFEGYARTVDTHVRRLRQKIGDYAKYIETMRGVGYRFKE; encoded by the coding sequence CTGATGGCCAATACTATATTGCTTGTTGAAGATGATGAAGACATTAGGCAGCTGCTTACATTTACATTTGAGGCGGCAGGGTTTGATGTAATTACCCGCGCAGATGGTCAGGAAGGGCTGGATGCTGCCATTGCAGAAATTCCGGACGTCGTAATTCTGGATATTATGCTGCCTTCCATAAGTGGACTGGATATCTGCAAGATGCTTAAACGCAAGGCCGAAACAGAGTCTATTCCGGTAATAATGCTCACTGCCCGTGGTGAAGAAGTAGACCGTGTTGTCGGGTTGGAACTCGGTGCAGATGACTATGTGGTTAAGCCGTTCAGCCCGCGTGAACTGGTTTTGCGCGTGCGTGCCGTACTCAAACGTAATGCTCCGGTTGAACCGGCAGCTAAAGCAACAAGTCTTAAAATGGACGGTCTTGTTGTGGATATGGATGCGTATAAGGTTCTTATAGACGGTGAAGAAGTGCTGCTGACAGCAACTGAATTTAAGCTACTCGCAGAACTGCTTAAGAATAAAGGTCGTGTCCGTACACGTGATCAATTGTTAAATACTGTCTGGGGATACGAATTTGAAGGATATGCTCGAACAGTAGATACACATGTACGTAGGTTACGCCAAAAAATTGGAGACTACGCAAAGTATATCGAAACAATGCGTGGTGTCGGATATAGATTTAAAGAATAG
- the pstB gene encoding phosphate ABC transporter ATP-binding protein PstB, whose translation MKMYAKGLNFYYGDFQALENINLEFEQNQVTALIGPSGCGKSTFLRCLNRMNDLIPVARVEGEIVLEGTDIYNPKLDVVELRRRVGMVFQKPNPFPKTIFENVAYGLRVNGIKDASFIAAKVEESLRNAALWDEVKDRLDTSALGLSGGQQQRLCIARALAVEPEVLLMDEPASALDPIATQKIEELIFELKKQYTIIIVTHSMQQAARVSDNTAFFYMGKLIEHGETEVLFTRPSQKQTEDYITGRFG comes from the coding sequence ATGAAAATGTATGCCAAGGGGCTGAATTTCTACTACGGTGATTTTCAGGCATTGGAAAATATTAACCTTGAGTTTGAACAGAATCAGGTAACGGCACTTATCGGTCCATCCGGCTGTGGCAAATCTACCTTTTTACGCTGTCTGAACCGTATGAACGACCTTATTCCTGTGGCGCGTGTGGAAGGGGAAATCGTTCTTGAAGGGACAGATATTTATAATCCCAAACTTGATGTGGTAGAACTGCGCCGCCGTGTTGGAATGGTTTTTCAAAAACCGAATCCGTTTCCTAAGACAATTTTTGAAAATGTTGCTTACGGATTGCGGGTTAACGGCATTAAGGACGCTTCATTTATTGCTGCAAAGGTAGAGGAAAGTCTTAGAAACGCGGCTTTGTGGGATGAGGTAAAAGATCGTCTGGATACTTCAGCATTAGGACTTTCCGGAGGTCAGCAGCAGCGTCTTTGTATAGCCCGTGCGTTGGCAGTTGAGCCTGAGGTGCTTCTTATGGATGAGCCGGCGTCAGCACTCGATCCTATTGCCACACAGAAAATTGAAGAGCTTATTTTTGAGCTTAAAAAACAGTATACTATCATTATTGTTACACACAGCATGCAACAGGCTGCGCGTGTTTCTGATAATACCGCTTTCTTCTACATGGGGAAACTCATTGAGCATGGTGAAACGGAAGTACTGTTTACGAGACCTTCGCAAAAGCAGACAGAAGATTACATTACCGGCAGGTTCGGTTAA
- a CDS encoding dicarboxylate/amino acid:cation symporter, giving the protein MKLWTQILIGMVVGVVIGALVPAFVPYIAPVGTLFINAIKMLIVPLVFASLVTGMTSMDDVKKLGRISFKTIGIYLTTTLVAISIGLIIGELLQPGAGMNLAAAGEQVAKEAPSLSSTLTGLIPKNPIDAMVKGNILQIIVFAIFIGLSINFAGEKGAPVKTFFESLAEVMYTMTSIVMACAPYGVAALIAKVVAQYGLDALLPLAKIICAVYVGAILHILLTYGGYITMFGRLNPIKFFRGILDAQMVAFSTTSSAGTLPATIRCTEKNLGVSSSISSFVLPLGATINMDGTAIYQGVCALFIAQAYNVDLTMGNIATIMLTGTLASIGTAGVPGAGLIMLSLILSSVGLPMEGIALIAGIDRILDMARTTVNISGDAMTAVLVSRTEKELDEEVYNAS; this is encoded by the coding sequence ATGAAGTTGTGGACTCAAATCCTCATCGGTATGGTTGTGGGTGTGGTTATCGGTGCGCTTGTACCGGCATTTGTACCATACATTGCCCCTGTAGGGACTTTGTTTATTAATGCTATCAAAATGCTCATCGTTCCATTGGTATTTGCATCTCTTGTTACTGGTATGACCAGCATGGACGATGTGAAAAAGCTTGGCCGTATCAGCTTTAAAACTATAGGCATTTACCTCACCACCACTCTGGTCGCTATTTCTATCGGTCTCATTATTGGTGAACTGCTCCAGCCGGGCGCAGGTATGAACCTTGCTGCGGCAGGGGAACAGGTTGCTAAAGAAGCTCCTTCCCTTTCCAGCACGTTAACAGGCCTTATTCCTAAAAATCCGATTGATGCAATGGTAAAAGGGAACATCCTGCAGATCATTGTCTTTGCAATCTTTATTGGCCTTTCTATTAACTTTGCCGGCGAAAAAGGTGCTCCTGTTAAGACCTTCTTCGAATCTCTTGCAGAAGTAATGTATACCATGACTTCCATTGTCATGGCATGTGCTCCATACGGTGTTGCTGCTCTTATCGCAAAAGTTGTTGCTCAGTACGGACTGGATGCTCTTCTGCCTCTCGCAAAAATTATCTGTGCAGTCTATGTCGGTGCAATTCTACATATCCTTCTGACTTACGGCGGCTACATCACAATGTTTGGCCGGTTGAACCCAATAAAGTTCTTCCGCGGTATCCTTGATGCGCAGATGGTGGCATTCTCTACAACATCCAGTGCCGGTACTCTTCCTGCTACTATTCGTTGTACGGAGAAAAACCTCGGCGTTTCTTCTTCCATTTCCAGCTTTGTGCTTCCGCTTGGTGCCACCATTAATATGGATGGAACTGCAATTTATCAGGGCGTATGTGCTCTCTTTATTGCACAGGCATACAATGTCGACCTTACCATGGGCAACATTGCGACCATTATGTTGACGGGTACTCTCGCTTCTATCGGTACCGCCGGTGTTCCGGGGGCAGGTCTTATTATGCTTTCCCTTATTCTTTCTTCTGTAGGTCTGCCTATGGAAGGAATCGCGCTCATTGCCGGTATCGACCGTATCCTTGATATGGCTCGTACTACTGTTAACATTTCCGGTGACGCAATGACTGCTGTTCTCGTTTCCCGCACTGAGAAAGAACTCGACGAAGAAGTTTATAACGCTTCGTAG
- the phoU gene encoding phosphate signaling complex protein PhoU: METKFHVKLDALRAKLLEMAARAQHAVEFATVALLQRDVELAERVIKDDRLIDEIECEVDEMSLRLLALDTPVAVDLRSIVGMMRVAVNLERIGDQAVNIARQAKYLSSRPALPFEQNLEELCNVALDMLKTSIVALREGDSLLAREVCRMDEECDELDVEVIKELVNYMGYESPAVKRAVAAILSSRSLERVGDLATNIGEAVVFIVEGESIKHKVCSQHDRL; this comes from the coding sequence ATGGAGACTAAATTTCATGTGAAGCTGGATGCTTTACGGGCTAAATTACTTGAGATGGCAGCACGGGCGCAGCATGCTGTTGAATTTGCCACTGTGGCACTTTTACAGAGAGATGTTGAGCTGGCAGAACGTGTCATCAAAGATGATAGACTCATTGATGAGATCGAATGTGAAGTTGATGAGATGTCTTTGCGTCTTCTGGCTCTTGATACACCAGTCGCTGTTGATCTTCGTTCCATTGTGGGAATGATGCGTGTGGCCGTGAATCTGGAGCGGATCGGCGATCAGGCAGTAAATATCGCAAGACAGGCTAAATATCTGTCGTCCAGGCCTGCATTGCCTTTTGAACAAAATTTGGAAGAGCTTTGCAATGTTGCACTGGATATGTTGAAAACATCTATTGTGGCTCTGCGTGAAGGAGATTCTCTGCTTGCCCGCGAAGTGTGCCGCATGGATGAAGAGTGTGACGAGCTTGATGTAGAAGTGATTAAAGAGTTGGTTAACTATATGGGGTATGAATCCCCCGCTGTTAAGCGTGCTGTGGCTGCAATTCTGTCTTCCCGGAGCCTCGAGCGGGTAGGCGATCTTGCCACTAATATTGGTGAAGCCGTCGTCTTTATTGTCGAAGGCGAAAGCATCAAACACAAGGTTTGTAGTCAGCACGACAGGTTGTAG
- a CDS encoding YybH family protein: MKKLISFLIMCMFLPVGAFAEHAEIPLEKITDPDMAHALFVKAMNEKNIDQLCSMYTDDAVMVLRDGKLEVSGQSSLRRVFSIMVDMVETLNIETVYQVEAENTVLFRSKYRSVYKTPDGKIEEVVSSGIEVLEKQADGTWLFSIDHQNGGSNVL, translated from the coding sequence ATGAAAAAACTAATCAGCTTCCTCATCATGTGTATGTTTTTACCTGTGGGTGCTTTTGCAGAACATGCTGAGATTCCGTTGGAGAAAATTACTGATCCGGATATGGCACATGCGCTATTTGTTAAGGCGATGAATGAGAAAAATATTGATCAATTATGCTCGATGTATACAGATGATGCGGTAATGGTGTTGAGGGATGGAAAGCTGGAAGTAAGCGGTCAGAGCAGTCTTCGCAGAGTATTTTCCATAATGGTGGATATGGTGGAAACGCTTAATATTGAAACCGTATATCAGGTTGAAGCTGAGAACACCGTTTTGTTTAGATCAAAATACCGTTCTGTGTATAAAACGCCTGACGGTAAGATAGAAGAAGTCGTCAGTAGCGGTATAGAAGTCTTGGAGAAACAGGCAGACGGGACGTGGTTGTTTTCTATAGATCACCAAAATGGCGGATCTAATGTCTTGTAA